One Anopheles marshallii chromosome 3, idAnoMarsDA_429_01, whole genome shotgun sequence genomic region harbors:
- the LOC128715027 gene encoding uncharacterized protein LOC128715027, which translates to MDGICFDYDHYFSEETFIIDDFGEICEDVVRIASANTQYLCKDFDAEPRQESPPPGNFIASNRCFEKEVPSLFSEMEYLTEVSPGTDVVLSETNAITIAVNPSEFSCKRLTRSTDKAPAETTENSPQNYTMEATLPTVETREIGSHPVQTIAHAAAPVEYQRILNNYIQKGRRKLEASSYSKMKASGPARERVNASVCSTSTIETATTPTQPSARAGQQFQPGRNTSVTAIINNLPLSTCYASFDKASSISDSKRTVEMSKSSTFSCPTLYQSATNRPTTGMLKTARLYHCRDCSSSYHSSELLRKHSCIIAEQYQCHLCLREFRKRKTLEHHMKSHDKVFSTDDDLRK; encoded by the exons ATGGATGG TATTTGCTTCGATTACGATCACTACTTCTCGGAGGAAACGTTCATCATTGATGATTTCGGTGAGATTTGTGAGGATGTGGTCCGCATAGCTAGCGCCAACACGCAGTACCTTTGCAAGGATTTCGATGCGGAACCGCGTCAGGAAAGTCCACCACCGGGAAACTTTATCGCTTCGAATCGATGTTTCGAGAAGGAAGTGCCGTCACTGTTCTCCGAGATGGAGTACCTAACGGAAGTGTCGCCCGGCACGGATGTAGTTCTGTCGGAGACGAACGCTATAACTATTGCCGTGAATCCATCTGAGTTTTCCTGCAAACGTTTGACACGGTCCACCGATAAAGCACCGGCTGAAACCACGGAAAATAGTCCACAAAATTACACTATGGAGGCTACTTTACCGACTGTTGAAACCCGGGAAATAGGATCACATCCAGTGCAAACGATCGCTCACGCAGCAGCACCAGTAGAGTATCAGCGTATACTCAACAACTACATTCAAAAGGGCCGTCGAAAGCTGGAAGCTAGTTCCTACTCTAAAATGAAAGCTTCAGGCCCGGCTAGGGAAAGAGTAAACGCGTCTGTATGTTCTACCTCAACGATCGAAACGGCAACGACACCAACGCAACCGTCCGCTAGAGCCGGTCAACAGTTCCAGCCAGGTCGTAACACCTCCGTCACTGCCATTATCAATAATCTTCCCTTGTCGACGTGTTACGCTTCATTCGACAAAGCTTCATCCATCAGTGACAGCAAACGCACGGTAGAAATGAGCAAATCCTCAACCTTTTCCTGCCCAACCCTTTACCAAAGTGCAACGAACCGACCCACGACGGGAATGCTCAAAACGGCTCGATTGTATCACTGCAGGGATTGTAGTTCCTCGTACCACTCGAGTGAGCTGCTCCGGAAGCACAGTTGCATTATCGCCGAACAGTATCAGTGTCACCTGTGTTTGCGCGAGTTCAGGAAACGTAAAACGCTTGAACATCATATGAAATCCCACGATAAGGTGTTTTCCACTGACGATGATTTACGGAAGTAA
- the LOC128716300 gene encoding uncharacterized protein LOC128716300, with protein sequence MRYIQTIFWWCAMLGSSIAQKERPFMKQFEVNIQIREPAGIMIWTRANPLIHKFGVELFVGEAAAKEILSMPEYDRELQDDTHDIVDGKFIIRDDSMVVKRGERIRYRFSVLHKETLSHSNFRQIIVTDNLFYRPKNNYCFSQCFTSNQNQAPEEIAHVKDILEQKILQCIGPQASKYLFFPLANAATLVSDSELYVKYRLWQVDALKPLINNVVTTYLALNGVGFQMYTLIDKFKVLELGELFLDVVDFDTVS encoded by the exons ATGCGATACATTCAGACAATTTTTTGGTGGTGTGCAATGTTGGGCTCTTCAATAGCCCAGAAAGAAAGACCGTTTATGAAACAGTTCGAGGTGAACATACAGATAAGGGAGCCGGCAGGAATCATGATCTGGACTAGAGCTAATCCACTGATTCATAAATTTGGGGTGGAGTTGTTCGTCGGTGAAGCCGCTGCAAAGGAAATCCTCTCGATGCCCGAATATGATAGAGAGTTGCAGGACGACACACACGATATTGTAGATGGGAAATTTATCATTCGAGACGACTCCATGGTAGTGAAAAGAGGCGAAAGAATCCGTTACCGTTTTTCGGTTCTACACAAGGAAACTCTATCGCATAGCAACTTTCGGCAAATCATTGTCACAG aTAATCTGTTCTATCGGCCGAAGAACAACTATTGTTTCTCCCAATGTTTCACCAGCAATCAGAATCAAGCTCCGGAAGAAATCGCACATGTAAAGGACATCCTGGAGCAAAAGATATTGCAGTGCATCGGACCGCAAGCTTCGAAGTATTTGTTCTTTCCGCTGGCGAATGCAGCAACACTCGTGTCAGATTCGGAACTGTACGTGAAGTATCGTCTGTGGCAAGTCGATGCACTTAAACCACTTATTAACAACGTGGTCACAACCTATCTCGCCCTCAATGGTGTTGGATTCCAAATGTACACACTAATCGATAAATTTAAGGTGTTGGAATTAGGCGAACTATTTCTGGACGTGGTCGATTTCGATACAGTATCCTGA